One segment of Synergistaceae bacterium DNA contains the following:
- the secF gene encoding protein translocase subunit SecF, translating to MAIFDASKLNINFIKYRKIWLAISLVVMFISVALLFTKGLNLSVDFTGGLVLQVKFEKSVEVAEVRKSLSSIGQGQATIQAYDDRDILIRLQAQDEEVRKTVLDTLKKDFGTFSILKIDKIGPVVGKELRQQAIISIVLALIGILIYMAFRFKFRFGVAAVFALLHDSLIMLGAYSLTGREVSVTFIAAILTIVGYSLNDTIVIFDRVRENWPQVKTMGIETLVNTSINQTLSRTINTSVTTLLPVLAMFIFGGEVISNFAFAFLVGIIVGTYSSIYVAVSAVVSLFLRSSKS from the coding sequence ATGGCTATTTTTGATGCATCAAAACTAAACATTAACTTTATAAAATACAGAAAAATATGGCTGGCAATAAGCCTCGTCGTTATGTTTATTTCTGTAGCCCTACTTTTCACAAAAGGTTTGAATCTCAGCGTTGATTTCACGGGTGGTCTTGTTTTACAGGTGAAATTTGAGAAATCTGTTGAAGTAGCGGAAGTCCGCAAAAGCCTTAGCTCTATAGGGCAAGGACAGGCAACAATACAAGCCTATGACGACAGGGATATACTTATACGTCTACAGGCCCAGGATGAAGAAGTACGTAAGACTGTTTTGGATACACTAAAGAAAGATTTTGGAACATTTTCAATCCTTAAGATAGATAAAATAGGACCGGTGGTAGGGAAAGAACTTAGACAGCAAGCTATAATTTCAATCGTTCTTGCTCTAATTGGAATACTTATCTATATGGCGTTTCGCTTTAAATTCCGCTTTGGAGTTGCAGCTGTATTCGCTCTATTGCACGACTCTCTTATTATGTTGGGTGCATATAGCCTCACGGGAAGAGAAGTTTCCGTCACATTTATTGCTGCAATACTTACAATAGTTGGTTATTCTTTGAACGACACGATAGTCATTTTTGACAGAGTAAGAGAGAACTGGCCTCAGGTGAAGACTATGGGTATAGAGACTCTGGTTAATACTTCCATAAACCAGACCCTTTCCAGAACGATTAACACTTCTGTAACCACTTTGTTGCCTGTATTGGCAATGTTTATTTTTGGTGGAGAAGTAATAAGCAACTTTGCCTTTGCGTTCCTAGTAGGCATAATCGTTGGTACTTATAGTTCAATCTATGTTGCAGTTTCAGCAGTAGTAAGTCTATTTTTACGTTCTTCAAAATCTTAA
- the secD gene encoding protein translocase subunit SecD has translation MVKRDKWRLLLIVVVVLLAAWIIYPVKEKIKLGLDLSGGVNIVLQAKETAGTPVTSDSVNKLIAVLRSRIDQYGVAEPIIQRQGDDRVAIDLPGIENPESALELIGRTAVLSFRQVLGESPRIPAAPIRKNYGSDAEFKAAQARWQEAKGEIDTYIEKMKTTVGEDPNVELLMGQTGTAYLIGKTYVTGKDLAKAETIFDQFGKAGVSIKFNAEGAKLFEAATEANINKQLAIVLDDVVISAPVVQQRIPGGDAQITGKFSTEDANKLAIMLRAGALPVSVEILENRSVGPTLGSDSINSGIKSGLIGAGLVVLFMLVYYGMLGFAANIALCVTVLLVLAGLILLKSTLTLPGIGGIVLTIGMVVDGNVLIYERMKEEFRSGKSLMAALDSGFKKALVVILDANITTLIAAVVLFYFGSGTIRGFAVTLSIGVIASVFCNVVVTRSLLGIMFSHRKGMTL, from the coding sequence ATGGTTAAGAGAGATAAGTGGCGACTGCTGCTAATTGTAGTTGTGGTTTTACTTGCCGCTTGGATAATCTATCCGGTAAAAGAAAAGATAAAATTGGGGCTTGACCTCAGCGGTGGAGTGAATATTGTACTCCAAGCCAAGGAAACAGCTGGTACTCCGGTGACTTCTGATAGTGTAAACAAACTAATAGCTGTACTTCGCAGCCGTATTGACCAGTACGGAGTTGCAGAGCCTATTATACAAAGACAGGGTGATGATCGCGTTGCTATAGATCTCCCCGGAATAGAAAACCCGGAATCGGCACTGGAACTGATTGGTCGTACAGCTGTCCTAAGTTTCCGTCAGGTTTTGGGAGAATCTCCAAGAATTCCGGCTGCCCCCATCCGCAAAAATTATGGTTCAGATGCGGAATTCAAAGCAGCTCAAGCACGTTGGCAGGAAGCCAAAGGCGAGATTGACACTTACATCGAAAAAATGAAAACTACTGTGGGTGAAGATCCCAACGTTGAGTTGCTTATGGGACAGACAGGCACCGCATACCTTATTGGCAAAACATACGTTACGGGAAAAGATCTTGCTAAAGCTGAGACCATTTTTGATCAGTTCGGAAAAGCAGGAGTTTCGATAAAATTCAATGCCGAGGGAGCCAAACTTTTTGAAGCGGCAACAGAAGCAAATATCAACAAGCAGTTGGCCATTGTACTCGATGACGTGGTAATCTCTGCTCCTGTAGTTCAGCAGCGTATTCCAGGTGGAGACGCACAGATCACGGGTAAATTTTCAACTGAAGATGCCAACAAACTGGCGATTATGCTTCGCGCCGGAGCTCTACCCGTCTCAGTCGAAATTTTGGAAAACAGATCTGTAGGACCTACACTTGGTTCAGACTCAATAAATTCAGGCATTAAATCCGGACTCATCGGAGCCGGACTTGTGGTTCTTTTCATGCTCGTATATTATGGCATGCTTGGATTCGCAGCTAATATAGCACTTTGCGTTACCGTTCTGCTCGTATTGGCTGGGCTCATCCTTCTTAAATCAACTCTAACTTTGCCCGGGATCGGCGGAATCGTTCTTACCATAGGCATGGTTGTTGATGGCAACGTTCTTATTTACGAAAGGATGAAAGAGGAATTCCGCTCAGGGAAATCTCTCATGGCAGCACTTGATTCAGGCTTCAAAAAAGCTCTTGTAGTTATTTTGGATGCCAATATCACAACGCTTATTGCAGCAGTCGTACTGTTCTATTTCGGAAGCGGTACTATTAGGGGCTTTGCGGTTACACTTAGCATCGGTGTTATTGCTTCAGTCTTCTGTAATGTCGTTGTTACACGTTCTCTTCTCGGTATTATGTTTTCACACCGTAAGGGAATGACTCTTTAG